The Trichoplusia ni isolate ovarian cell line Hi5 unplaced genomic scaffold, tn1 tig00000228, whole genome shotgun sequence genome has a window encoding:
- the LOC113507012 gene encoding facilitated trehalose transporter Tret1-like encodes MTAKTRSHWKEYGTALCATLITATAGTCYGWPSPTLPYLQSPESKIPTSHDEGSWIVSIMILCSALTPIPSAYFADRFGRKTTLLLGAVPFILGWILVIVAKSVAVLYVARMFSGLGYGIVYTVAPMYTGEIATNQVRGALSTLITLMNKVGILAQYCIGPFVSMQTLAAINLILPITFVITFIFLPESPYYYLKFEQSERAERSLRNLRSGDIRTELKSIELNVQEDMKNRGTWSDLITEATNRKAMWITLGVFTIQQLCGSAAVVAYAQVIFNCTANPSATTILPNGTVLETAGGIGPMEPYQESIILGCVQVATCVLSVILVDRVGRKPLLLLSALGVGLMNGTIGTYFYFDHVNKAAVSQLHWLPLAALLCYIVCYAIGLSTVPYVIIGEMFPTNVKLYASCIAHIYTGISMFTVQKLFQVVKDAYDIYTVFWGFSAFSLLGLVFMLAVLPETKGKSFASIQAQLKREVARDNAKKLATVEY; translated from the exons CAACGCTTATCACCGCAACTGCGGGTACCTGCTACGGCTGGCCCTCACCTACATTACCGTACCTACAGTCACCTGAGAGTAAGATACCAACTTCACACGACGAGGGATCATGGATAGTCTCGATAATGATCCTGTGCTCAGCGTTGACGCCGATCCCCTCCGCCTACTTCGCGGATCGGTTTGGGAGGAAGACCACGCTGCTCCTCGGAGCGGTGCCCTTCATCCTCGGGTGGATCCTGGTGATCGTGGCCAAGTCTGTTGCTGTCCTGTACGTGGCGCGCATGTTCTCTGGCCTGGGCTACGGAATTGTCTACACAGTTGCTCCAATGTACACAGGAGAAATCGCTACCAATCAAGTTCGAGGCGCTCTCTCTACACTCATCACGTTAATGAATAAA GTCGGAATTCTTGCCCAGTACTGCATCGGTCCGTTCGTGTCGATGCAGACCCTCGCCGCCATCAACTTGATCCTGCCCATCACATTTGTTATTACCTTCATCTTTCTGCCCGAATCTCCTTACTACTACTTAAAGTTCGAACAGAGTGAGAGGGCTGAACGTTCCCTTAGAAATCTACGTAGTGGTGATATAAGAACTGAACTCAAAAGCATAGAATTAAACGTTCAAGAAGATATGAAGaaccgtggaacttggagcgaCTTGATAACTGAAGCCACCAATAGAAAAGCTATGTGGATCACGCTGGGAGTGTTTACTATACAACAGCTGTGTGGCAGTGCCGCTGTCGTGGCCTACGCTCAAGTCATATTCAACTGCACCGCCAACCCAAGTGCCACCACTATACTTCCTAACGGCACAGTATTAGAAACGGCTGGCGGCATAGGTCCCATGGAGCCCTACCAAGAGTCTATCATTCTTGGATGCGTTCAAGTCGCCACTTGCGTCTTATCCGTAATACTCGTGGACAGAGTGGGCAGGAAGCCACTTCTCTTACTATCAGCTCTAGGAGTGGGGCTCATGAACGGTACAATTGGTACATATTTCTACTTCGATCACGTCAACAAGGCCGCCGTGTCACAACTTCACTGGTTGCCGCTCGCTGCTCTGCTCTGCTACATCGTGTGCTACGCTATTGGTTTATCGACGGTACCCTACGTCATCATAGGAGAAATGTTCCCGACCAACGTCAAGCTGTACGCTTCCTGTATCGCTCATATCTACACTGGCATCTCCATGTTCACAGTCCAAAAACTATTCCAG GTGGTAAAGGACGCGTACGACATCTACACAGTATTCTGGGGCTTCTCGGCGTTCTCGCTCCTGGGGCTGGTGTTCATGCTGGCGGTGCTGCCGGAGACCAAGGGCAAGTCGTTCGCGAGCATCCAAGCGCAGCTGAAGCGCGAGGTGGCGCGAGACAACGCTAAGAAACTCGCCACCGTCGAGTACTGA